The Verrucomicrobiia bacterium sequence GGCAGGGTTGACGGCAGCTTCCGGAGGCAGATCGGCGATAAAATAATCAGGCAGGTTCATCAAGGTGCTCTTTTGAAACCTCGCACGCCATCAGTGAGCAGCCGCGCGGCTCGGCCAGGGCTGCCCGGCCCAATAACTCAAAGCGGTTGCCTCGGCGTACGGCCAAATCTTCAGTTTGGATAGCCAGGACAGAATAGACATTGGCCAGATCGAAGATGCGAAGCAAACCGGTCTCGCCATCACTCACCTCTCTGCCACTCTCAGGCGAAATAACCTGCGCTCGGGCCCAGGGTGGGAAATGGAAGGCCCCCTGCGCCCGAGACGAGGGCACTCCGATGGCAGCACGCTCGCCAGACCTTGCCAAGAGGGCATGGGCGCCGTGCGCACTTGCCACGCTATCATAGGCTTGCGAGCTTAACTCGCTCATCCCATATTCGCTAATCACCCTATTTTCTGGAACGCCGAGGATGGAATCCATCCACTCGTGCAACTCAGCTTTAGATAAGCTGCGTGATCGGCCCTTGTAACCGCCGGTCTCCATGACGCGCGACCCGGGCGGCAGCCGAACTCGAAGAGCCCGAGCCTCAAGACTGTCGAGCAAGTGCACGAATAAAAACGCGGTGCCGAGCAGTAAAACAGGCCGCTCAAGTTCGATCCCTTCCTGTAAAACCTCGAGCGCCCCTGCAATATCCAGCGTCCACGCCCCATCTTCACTGAGGCTGCCCAGAAATATAGTGTCAGGCGCGCCTAATTGGCGCCGAATCGTCTCGCACATATAGGCCAGCGATGAATGAGGCGCTTGGGTTGGATTGGGTACGAGCATTACCAGACGAGGGGCGGCCGGCTGGCTTCGGCCACTCGGGCTGCACTCGGTCCATTCCGGGAGCAAATGCTTTTGGAACCAGGGCCATAGCGAGGCTTCATAAATGGCAAGCGACTCTGTATGATGCCAATGCCGGCTTGGCCGATGCTCGCTGGTGCCGCTCGAGTGGAAGACTGCCGTCCCCTCACGCGCGCCAAGGCAGGAAAACTCGAATTCCTTGAATGCGGAAGCCGGCGCGGCGGGAATCTCCTGCCAACTTACCACATTGGCGGGGCTCATGCCCCGGCGCTCGCAAAGTTTGCGGTACGGGACATTGTTCTTGAACTGAAGGTCGAACAGTTCGAGGGCTAGGCGGTTGAATTCCGACCCAAGCGCCGGTCCGAAGGCCGCCATATTTGCGGTTGGCTCATTGCATCCACGAATAAACTCGCGGAGGCGCTCGCCGAATTCCTTGAAACTAAAAATAGGACTCATGCGGTTTTATTGCCGGCTGGTTTTCCGCCACAGCCTGGGATGAATATATACCGGCGGGAAGTTTGAGGGCAAACTATTCCACTGCTACAAGAAATACTATCTTTGTGATGGAGCCGGGCTGAACCGCGCCACAAACCCACCGTCGAGGGCAATGTGGACCTTGAGGGTTTGATCGGATGAGACTTGCAGGTTTTCCATGGTGAGGTGGTTGGGGTCGGTCTCGGCATCGGGCGCATCTTTCCAGAGGTCGGCCCGGTATTGTCCGGCGCCCAGGAAAGTGAGTGGCAGGTCGAGGTCGCGAGGGTGCCGGGCCGACATGCAGCCGATATACCAGGTTTTGCCTTTCCGGCGCGCGGTCACGAGCAACTCGCCGACCTTGCCTTCCAGGACGCGCGTTTGGTCCCACCAGGTGGGCACGAGTTTGAGAAAATCGAATCCGGGCTGGCCTTCGTAAGCTGTGGGGTAGTCGGCGAGCATGGGGTTGGGATTGTCGAAGCAGACGTACATTGCCAGATGATGGCAGCGGGTGCCGAGGACGTTCGGGGCGATGTTGTGGGGCTTGAACGCGGCGCGCGTCACGGCCCTGAATCCGCCCAGATGATAGTCCATCGGCCCGGCGATGAGCCGGGTGAAGGCCATGTTGAGGTTGTGCTCCGGCGTGCAGCGGTCACTCCACTTAAGGTATTCCAGATTGAGCGCCCCTTCATGGTTCATCAGGTTGGGGTAGGTGCGCTGCCAACCCGTCGGCTTCCAGACGCCGTGGAAATGAATCAGCAGGTGGTGACGGGCGGCAGCTTGCAGAATGGATTCGGCGAACTCGACGGATTCCTGGTCGTCGTGGTCGAAGAAATCCACCATCATGCCGCTCCAGCCCATTTTCTCGAACGCCGTGAAGGCCTCCTCAACTCGCCCGCGCAATGCCCCCTGGTGGACCCAAGTCCAGAGCCGCACATGCTTCGATTGCGCATAACGGCGAATGGCCGGCAAGTCGAAGTCCGCCCGAGTCCGTGTAACATCGGTGTCGGGGCCGGGAGCCACGCCCAAGTTGGATTGAAAATACCAGGGGGAGACCGTCTTCTCGTCTGAAGTCAGTGAGTGAGTCGGAATTCCATTGCGCGCGCAAAAATCGATGTATTTTTTTGCCATCGCGAACGAGAGAATCGGCAGGGTGCGGTGGCCGTCGTAAACGTCGCCATTCCACCAAGAGAAGGTGATTTTGCCTGGTTTAATCCACGACACATCTTTAATGACCGAAGTCTCGTTCAGGCAATAGGTGGTGCTGGATTCCAGAAGCGCTCCGGGATGGTCGGCCACCAGCACGACGCGCCAGGGCGTCAGCATAGGCAAGGGCCGCACGACCTTGGCGCCGTCGGGGCGTGGCGTGAGTTTGCAGACCAGCTCGCCGCCGGTGGTGGGGCTGGCCGGGCGCATCAGGGACATTCCGGCGTAATGACGCAGCGCCGCCTCGGTGATGGCTGCGTAGGTGCCATCGTCCCAGGAAAAGGTCAGGGGCATGTCCAGCAGCACGTCTGGGGGCAATTCGCGGCACGCCACGGTGGTCACGTTGTGTTCGTGGGAAGTGCGGTAGCTTTCGAGATACTGCGCATAGGCCGTGGGCTCGCCTTCAATCCGGAACGAGGTCGTTTCGTCCGCGATAGTTACGGTCTGGGCGCCGGCGTTTTTGGGCAACTCATAACGGAATGCAACGGCGTCGTTGTAACAACGGAACACTACGTCGAGCCGGCGATGTTGAGGTGTTTCCAGGATGAACCGGGTTTCGCGGAAATGGTCATCAGCGTGATCCGCCTTGCCGAACAAGACAGGGATGCGACGGTTCAGCGAGCGGGGGCGCTCGCGGAGCACCTGGACGCCTGCCAGCAACTCACCGGCGTCGGTCGTTTGCAGACCCAGGGCGCAGTTGGTCAGGATCGGTTTGTCGTGAAACCACGCGGCCCATTGCGGGCGGTCAGCCGAACCCGGCACCGGCATCTGGATCGAGACGCGGATGCGGTTATCGGGCGAGGCGATTCGGTAAAGGGTCTCGGCTCGGGAAACGAACGCGCTCAAGCCAAGTAGCACGCAGGCGATTGCCGTGCCAAGCCAAGTAGCTTTTCCTGGTAGAGTGGGAACTCTCAAACGGCATAGAGACCTGCCGATGGGTTGAGTGCAGGAGGTGGTTGTCATGGGCCGAGAGTACCTCCGCTGCCGCTGACTGCGCGAGTGTTTAATCGCCAGAGTTG is a genomic window containing:
- a CDS encoding glycoside hydrolase family 97 protein: MSAFVSRAETLYRIASPDNRIRVSIQMPVPGSADRPQWAAWFHDKPILTNCALGLQTTDAGELLAGVQVLRERPRSLNRRIPVLFGKADHADDHFRETRFILETPQHRRLDVVFRCYNDAVAFRYELPKNAGAQTVTIADETTSFRIEGEPTAYAQYLESYRTSHEHNVTTVACRELPPDVLLDMPLTFSWDDGTYAAITEAALRHYAGMSLMRPASPTTGGELVCKLTPRPDGAKVVRPLPMLTPWRVVLVADHPGALLESSTTYCLNETSVIKDVSWIKPGKITFSWWNGDVYDGHRTLPILSFAMAKKYIDFCARNGIPTHSLTSDEKTVSPWYFQSNLGVAPGPDTDVTRTRADFDLPAIRRYAQSKHVRLWTWVHQGALRGRVEEAFTAFEKMGWSGMMVDFFDHDDQESVEFAESILQAAARHHLLIHFHGVWKPTGWQRTYPNLMNHEGALNLEYLKWSDRCTPEHNLNMAFTRLIAGPMDYHLGGFRAVTRAAFKPHNIAPNVLGTRCHHLAMYVCFDNPNPMLADYPTAYEGQPGFDFLKLVPTWWDQTRVLEGKVGELLVTARRKGKTWYIGCMSARHPRDLDLPLTFLGAGQYRADLWKDAPDAETDPNHLTMENLQVSSDQTLKVHIALDGGFVARFSPAPSQR